One Triticum dicoccoides isolate Atlit2015 ecotype Zavitan chromosome 5B, WEW_v2.0, whole genome shotgun sequence genomic window carries:
- the LOC119306086 gene encoding probable flavin-containing monooxygenase 1, with the protein MDHRAKRVAIVGAGTSGLAACKHLLARGFRPVVFEAGESVGGLWTRTLASTTLQSHTATYRYSDFPWPDSAGAHPRHDQVVDYLAAYSRRFGVDRCVRFRSRVVAAEYVGDAPEDAADRWERWAGNGEAFGDGSGAWRLTVSRRSQSETGPETQEVHEFDFLILCIGMFSGVPNIPAVFPGPDSFRGRVLHTMELSDMAHADAAALVKGKRVVVVGSRKSAFEIANDCAEANGVGTPCTMVCRNPQWMLHRADVWGGVSLAYLYMNRFAELMVPRPGAGAASRILAPLLAPLAWAISAATGAWYRREIPMREYGMEPGHGFARCVSSCLISKLPDGFYDRVREGSVVLARSKSFGFRHDGLVLDDDKRVVPADVVIFATGFRGDVKLRNMFASPRVKDFIGASAPLYRECVHPRIPQMAVLGYAGGLSAIYVCEMEAKWVARLLDRAFRLPSVRRMEESCAEWGRYYARESGGGEGQSLGPRLCAVHVWYNDELCRDMGCDPRRKKIKGQGLLAEWFQPYSVLDYADIR; encoded by the coding sequence ATGGATCACAGGGCGAAGCGGGTCGCCATCGTGGGCGCCGGCACCAGCGGGCTGGCGGCGTGCAAGCACCTGCTGGCGCGGGGCTTCCGGCCGGTGGTGTTCGAGGCCGGGGAGTCCGTGGGCGGGCTGTGGACGCGCACGCTCGCCTCCACCACGCTCCAGTCCCACACCGCCACGTACCGCTACTCCGACTTCCCCTGGCCGGACTCCGCAGGCGCGCACCCGCGCCACGACCAGGTCGTCGACTACCTCGCCGCCTACTCGCGCCGCTTCGGCGTCGACAGGTGCGTCAGGTTCCGGAGCCGGGTCGTCGCCGCGGAGTACGTCGGCGATGCGCCAGAGGACGCGGCGGACCGGTGGGAGCGCTGGGCCGGCAACGGCGAAGCGTTCGGTGACGGCTCGGGCGCCTGGCGCCTCACCGTGAGCCGTCGCAGCCAGAGCGAGACGGGGCCGGAGACGCAGGAGGTGCACGAGTTCGACTTCCTCATCCTCTGCATCGGCATGTTCAGCGGCGTGCCCAACATCCCGGCGGTATTCCCAGGCCCGGATTCGTTCCGGGGGCGGGTGCTCCACACCATGGAGCTCTCCGACATGGCCCACGCTGACGCCGCCGCGCTGGTCAAGGGAAAGCGCGTCGTTGTCGTCGGCTCCCGCAAGTCGGCCTTCGAGATCGCCAACGACTGCGCCGAGGCCAACGGCGTGGGGACGCCGTGCACGATGGtgtgccggaacccgcagtggatgctgcaccgcgcggacgtatGGGGCGGGGTCAGCCTCGCGTACCTCTACATGAACCGCTTCGCGGAGCTCATGGTGCCTAggcccggcgccggcgccgcctccCGCATCCTCGCCCCGCTGCTCGCGCCGCTAGCGTGGGCGATATCGGCGGCGACTGGGGCATGGTACCGGAGGGAGATCCCGATGCGGGAGTACGGCATGGAGCCCGGGCACGGGTTCGCGAGGTGCGTGTCGTCGTGCCTCATCTCCAAGCTCCCCGACGGGTTCTACGACAGGGTGAGGGAAGGCAGCGTCGTCTTAGCGAGGTCCAAGTCCTTCGGCTTCCGCCACGACGGCCTGGTGCTCGACGACGACAAGCGCGTCGTGCCGGCCGACGTAGTGATCTTCGCCACTGGGTTCCGCGGCGACGTAAAGCTGAGGAACATGTTCGCGTCGCCACGGGTGAAGGACTTCATCGGGGCGTCGGCGCCGCTGTACCGGGAGTGCGTGCACCCGCGGATCCCGCAGATGGCGGTGCTGGGGTACGCCGGGGGGCTGAGCGCCATATACGTGTGCGAGATGGAGGCCAAGTGGGTGGCGCGGCTGCTGGACCGCGCGTTCCGGCTGCCGAGCGTGCGGCGGATGGAGGAGAGCTGCGCGGAGTGGGGCAGGTACTACGCGCGGGAGAGCGGCGGCGGGGAGGGGCAGAGCTTGGGGCCGCGTCTCTGCGCAGTCCACGTGTGGTACAACGACGAGCTTTGCCGGGACATGGGAtgcgacccgaggaggaagaagatcaaGGGGCAGGGCCTCCTCGCTGAGTGGTTCCAGCCCTACAGCGTCCTCGACTACGCCGACATCCGATGA